A single genomic interval of Prionailurus viverrinus isolate Anna chromosome A2, UM_Priviv_1.0, whole genome shotgun sequence harbors:
- the ACER1 gene encoding alkaline ceramidase 1 isoform X2 → MNEYEDTCWGWGPESPAVGPGQFSNVTFFIFGPLMMFLMYPYAQKRSRCIYITWILFMVIGLFSMYFHMTLSLLGQLLDEIAILWLMASSYSIWMPRCYFPTFLGENRPRFTCLVLITTVVSTFLSFLRPVINAYVLNSIAVHILYIVFQEYKKTNNKELRHIMEVSVVLWAFALTSWISDRVLCSFWQWINFFYLHSIWHVLISITFPYGMVTMALVDARYEMPGHTLKVRYWPRDTWPVGLPYVEVRDDKNC, encoded by the exons TTCAGCAATGTCACCTTCTTCATCTTTGGGCCTCTCATGATGTTTCTGATGTACCCCTATGCCCAGAAACGCTCCCGCTGCATTTATATCACTTGGATCCTCTTTATGGTCATAG GCCTATTCTCCATGTATTTCCACATGACGCTTAGCCTCCTGGGCCAGCTGCTGGATGAGATTGCTATCCTGTGGCTGATGGCCAGTAGTTACAGCATATGGATGCCTCGCTGTTACTTCCCCACTTTCCTAGGAGAGaacag GCCCCGGTTCACCTGTCTGGTCCTCATCACCACGGTGGTCAGCACCTTCCTGTCCTTCCTGAGACCTGTGATCAACGCATACGTTCTCAACAGCATCGCTGTGCACATCCTCTACATCGTGTTCCAGGAGTATAAGAA gACCAACAACAAGGAGCTTCGGCACATAATGGAGGTGTCTGTGGTGTTGTGGGCTTTCGCGCTGACCAGCTGGATCAGTGACCGTGTGCTTTGCAGTTTCTGGCAATGGATTAACTTCTTTTACCTGCACAGCATCTG GCATGTGCTTATCAGCATCACCTTTCCTTATGGCATGGTTACCATGGCCTTGGTGGACGCCAGGTATGAGATGCCAGGTCACACCCTCAAAGTCCGCTACTGGCCTCGGGACACGTGGCCCGTGGGGCTCCCCTACGTGGAAGTCCGTGATGACAAGAACTGCTGA
- the ACER1 gene encoding alkaline ceramidase 1 isoform X3, giving the protein MMFLMYPYAQKRSRCIYITWILFMVIGLFSMYFHMTLSLLGQLLDEIAILWLMASSYSIWMPRCYFPTFLGENRPRFTCLVLITTVVSTFLSFLRPVINAYVLNSIAVHILYIVFQEYKKTNNKELRHIMEVSVVLWAFALTSWISDRVLCSFWQWINFFYLHSIWHVLISITFPYGMVTMALVDARYEMPGHTLKVRYWPRDTWPVGLPYVEVRDDKNC; this is encoded by the exons ATGATGTTTCTGATGTACCCCTATGCCCAGAAACGCTCCCGCTGCATTTATATCACTTGGATCCTCTTTATGGTCATAG GCCTATTCTCCATGTATTTCCACATGACGCTTAGCCTCCTGGGCCAGCTGCTGGATGAGATTGCTATCCTGTGGCTGATGGCCAGTAGTTACAGCATATGGATGCCTCGCTGTTACTTCCCCACTTTCCTAGGAGAGaacag GCCCCGGTTCACCTGTCTGGTCCTCATCACCACGGTGGTCAGCACCTTCCTGTCCTTCCTGAGACCTGTGATCAACGCATACGTTCTCAACAGCATCGCTGTGCACATCCTCTACATCGTGTTCCAGGAGTATAAGAA gACCAACAACAAGGAGCTTCGGCACATAATGGAGGTGTCTGTGGTGTTGTGGGCTTTCGCGCTGACCAGCTGGATCAGTGACCGTGTGCTTTGCAGTTTCTGGCAATGGATTAACTTCTTTTACCTGCACAGCATCTG GCATGTGCTTATCAGCATCACCTTTCCTTATGGCATGGTTACCATGGCCTTGGTGGACGCCAGGTATGAGATGCCAGGTCACACCCTCAAAGTCCGCTACTGGCCTCGGGACACGTGGCCCGTGGGGCTCCCCTACGTGGAAGTCCGTGATGACAAGAACTGCTGA